A stretch of Sinorhizobium meliloti DNA encodes these proteins:
- a CDS encoding S9 family peptidase, which produces MSVFKNLPAAPVAPKKPVTDTRHGMTRTDDYAWLRAENWQAMFKDPSILDPEIRRHLEAENTYMNAAMADTKDLQKTLFAEMRGRIKEDDSSVPMKDGPFAYGTSYVTGGEHPRYFRIPREGAAGDETIRRVLLDGDREAEGKTYFRIAGLDHSSDHSRGIWGYDDKGSEYFTLKVRDLSTGEDLEDLLENTGGGGAWAPDGKSFFYTVLDENHRPSKIFHHVIGTPQSEDRLVYEEPDAGFFMSVGGSLLDDFIYIDIHDHETSEYRLIPTRDLAAEPRIVAVRVTGLEYSMTEGGDVFYILTNADGAKDFKIMEAPVEAPQKENWREVVPHKPGTLILSHMAYARHLVWLQRRNGLPEIVIRDRRTGEEHAIAFAEEAYSLGLAGAAEYGTDIIRFSYSSMTTPSQLFDYDMQTRKRTLLKTQEVPSGHDPDDYVTRRVFAPAHDGEQVPVTLLYRKDTPLDGSAPCLLYGYGAYGITIPASFNTNCLSLVDRGFVYAIAHIRGGKDKGFHWYEDGKMAKKTNTFKDFIAAADYLNQEKFTSYANIVAEGGSAGGMLMGAIANMAPEKFRGIIAAVPFVDVLSTMLDDTLPLTPPEWPEWGNPIDSPEFYDIIASYSPYDNVGARPYPAILALGGLTDPRVTYWEPAKWVAKLREETTGSEPILLKTNMDAGHGGASGRFQRLEEIAFEYAFAIKVAGRM; this is translated from the coding sequence TTGTCCGTATTCAAGAACCTGCCCGCCGCGCCCGTCGCCCCGAAAAAGCCGGTAACGGATACCCGCCACGGCATGACCCGCACCGACGATTACGCCTGGTTGAGGGCCGAAAACTGGCAGGCCATGTTCAAGGATCCGTCGATCCTGGATCCCGAGATCCGCCGCCATCTGGAGGCGGAGAATACCTATATGAACGCCGCGATGGCGGACACGAAGGACCTGCAGAAGACGCTGTTTGCCGAAATGCGCGGCCGGATCAAGGAAGACGATTCATCGGTTCCGATGAAGGATGGCCCTTTTGCCTATGGGACGTCTTACGTCACCGGCGGCGAGCATCCGCGCTATTTCCGTATCCCCCGCGAGGGTGCAGCGGGCGACGAGACGATCCGCCGGGTGCTGCTCGACGGCGACAGGGAGGCTGAAGGAAAAACCTATTTCCGTATCGCCGGACTTGACCATTCGAGCGATCATTCACGCGGAATCTGGGGGTACGACGACAAGGGCTCGGAATATTTCACGCTGAAGGTGCGCGACCTTTCGACCGGCGAGGACCTCGAGGACCTGCTCGAAAATACGGGTGGCGGCGGCGCCTGGGCGCCGGACGGCAAGAGCTTCTTCTATACCGTGCTCGACGAGAACCACCGGCCATCGAAGATCTTCCACCACGTCATCGGCACGCCGCAGTCGGAAGACCGGCTGGTTTATGAGGAGCCCGATGCCGGCTTCTTCATGTCCGTCGGCGGTTCGCTCCTCGATGATTTCATCTATATCGACATACATGACCACGAGACGAGCGAATACCGGCTCATCCCGACCAGGGACCTTGCCGCGGAGCCAAGGATCGTGGCGGTGCGCGTAACCGGCCTTGAATATTCCATGACCGAGGGCGGCGACGTCTTCTACATTCTCACCAATGCCGACGGCGCCAAGGATTTCAAGATCATGGAAGCGCCGGTGGAAGCGCCGCAGAAGGAAAACTGGCGCGAGGTCGTGCCGCACAAGCCGGGAACCCTGATCCTCAGCCATATGGCCTATGCCCGCCATCTGGTCTGGCTGCAGCGCCGCAACGGCCTGCCGGAAATCGTCATCCGCGACCGCCGAACCGGCGAGGAACACGCCATCGCATTCGCCGAGGAGGCCTATTCTCTGGGGCTTGCCGGTGCGGCCGAATACGGCACCGACATCATCCGTTTCTCCTATTCGTCGATGACGACGCCTTCGCAGCTTTTCGACTACGACATGCAGACGCGCAAGCGCACGCTGCTCAAGACGCAGGAAGTCCCCTCCGGCCACGATCCGGACGACTATGTGACCCGCCGGGTCTTCGCTCCGGCGCACGATGGCGAGCAGGTGCCGGTCACCCTGCTCTATCGCAAGGACACACCGCTCGACGGATCCGCCCCGTGCCTGCTCTACGGCTACGGTGCCTATGGCATCACCATTCCCGCCAGCTTCAACACCAATTGCCTGTCGCTCGTCGACCGCGGCTTCGTCTACGCGATCGCCCATATCCGCGGCGGCAAGGACAAGGGGTTCCACTGGTACGAAGACGGCAAGATGGCGAAGAAGACCAATACGTTCAAAGACTTCATCGCAGCCGCCGACTATTTGAATCAGGAAAAGTTCACTTCCTACGCGAACATCGTCGCCGAGGGCGGCTCGGCCGGAGGCATGCTGATGGGCGCCATCGCCAATATGGCGCCTGAGAAGTTCCGCGGCATCATCGCCGCGGTGCCCTTCGTCGACGTGCTCAGCACGATGCTGGACGACACGCTGCCGCTGACACCCCCGGAATGGCCTGAATGGGGCAATCCGATCGACAGCCCGGAGTTCTACGACATCATCGCGAGCTACTCGCCCTACGACAATGTCGGTGCCAGGCCGTATCCCGCCATTCTGGCGCTCGGAGGCCTGACCGATCCGCGCGTCACCTATTGGGAACCGGCGAAATGGGTGGCAAAGCTGCGCGAGGAGACGACCGGCAGCGAACCCATCCTGCTCAAGACCAACATGGACGCGGGCCACGGCGGCGCTTCCGGCCGCTTTCAGCGGCTGGAGGAGATCGCCTTCGAATATGCCTTCGCCATCAAGGTCGCAGGCAGGATGTAA
- a CDS encoding DUF1697 domain-containing protein, translating into MPVYVALLRAVNVGGTGKLAMADLKAVCDELGFAGAKTFIQSGNVVFRSDLPEPAVQAKLEQALAAKMGKAPGVLLRSRRQLDDIAAKAERFLDAKPNLLLITFLPEPPPADALDKLVAPDGEEVRIDGREIYVHYPNGSGRSKLKLPALRPGTARNLNTIRKLAEMAAAMEDGS; encoded by the coding sequence GTGCCGGTCTATGTAGCACTGCTCAGGGCCGTCAATGTGGGCGGCACCGGCAAGCTGGCGATGGCGGACCTCAAGGCCGTCTGCGACGAGCTCGGCTTCGCGGGCGCCAAGACCTTTATCCAGAGCGGCAACGTCGTCTTTCGCTCTGACCTGCCTGAGCCCGCAGTGCAGGCGAAACTCGAACAGGCGCTGGCGGCGAAAATGGGCAAGGCACCGGGAGTCTTGCTCCGCAGCCGCCGCCAACTGGACGACATCGCGGCCAAGGCGGAGCGGTTTCTCGATGCCAAGCCGAACTTGCTGCTGATCACCTTCCTGCCGGAGCCGCCTCCCGCCGACGCGCTCGACAAGCTGGTGGCACCTGATGGAGAAGAGGTGCGGATCGACGGGCGCGAAATCTATGTCCACTATCCGAATGGATCCGGTCGATCGAAGCTGAAGCTTCCGGCGCTCAGACCCGGCACGGCGCGCAATCTCAACACGATACGCAAGCTGGCGGAAATGGCAGCCGCGATGGAAGACGGTTCCTGA
- the trhA gene encoding PAQR family membrane homeostasis protein TrhA produces the protein MKVAGVKWDYDRSEMIADAIVHGIGLSAALVGVTALIFYATVWSTSGQLAAASIYGGGLIAALSISFVYNLFPVGRAKWFLRRLDHSGIFVLIAATYTPFLQRGWDDPFLFSMLVAIWLIAAAGIAMKCLLPGRFDRLAILLYLAMGWSGLLAAKSLFTALSATTLTLIVIGGVIYSVGVIFHVWERLRFQNAIWHGFVVTGAAVHYSAVLTCISSAAVS, from the coding sequence GTGAAGGTTGCCGGCGTCAAATGGGACTACGACCGATCGGAGATGATCGCCGACGCAATTGTCCACGGGATCGGCCTTTCGGCGGCGCTCGTCGGTGTTACCGCCCTGATCTTTTACGCCACCGTCTGGAGCACGTCCGGGCAATTGGCCGCGGCTTCGATCTATGGCGGCGGGCTCATCGCCGCCTTGTCGATTTCATTCGTCTACAACCTCTTTCCGGTCGGCCGGGCAAAGTGGTTCCTGCGTCGGCTGGACCACTCCGGGATCTTCGTGCTGATCGCTGCAACCTACACGCCTTTCCTGCAGCGCGGCTGGGATGATCCGTTCCTCTTCTCGATGCTGGTCGCCATCTGGCTTATCGCAGCCGCCGGCATCGCCATGAAGTGCCTCCTGCCCGGGCGCTTCGATCGGCTGGCGATCCTGCTTTATCTCGCAATGGGCTGGAGCGGGCTGCTCGCCGCGAAATCCCTCTTTACCGCCTTGAGCGCGACGACGCTCACCCTGATCGTCATCGGTGGCGTCATCTATTCGGTCGGGGTCATCTTCCATGTCTGGGAGCGTCTTCGCTTCCAGAACGCCATCTGGCACGGCTTCGTCGTCACGGGAGCGGCTGTGCACTATTCCGCAGTCTTGACCTGCATCAGCAGCGCCGCTGTATCTTAG
- a CDS encoding ISAs1-like element ISRm21 family transposase, translated as MSRFAACFEDLPDPRGRNARHPLTSILFIAVAAIVCGAESCTDMADFGVAKKKWLKTIVPLPYGIPSHDTFSTVFRHLDPDAFDAAFRRLTASFAQGLEGVVAIDGKAVRGAYRRAAKATPLHFVNVWAAGPGLVIGQKLAPGRNEVQGALDALALLALEGSIVTADALHCRPDTARAILAAGGDYALALKANQPGLLAQALARIEDADHVESIQIAAETAHDRTETRRASVVAVDDINFPGLQAIGCVETTSRHTNGHLTSHVRYFLLSTTMSPSALIEVVRTHWQIENKLHWVLDVHFREDAARNRKDNGPQNIAFLRKIALNLLRSHPDKASIRRKIKKAGWDDQFLTSLIAHMR; from the coding sequence ATGAGTAGATTTGCCGCTTGCTTTGAAGATTTGCCCGATCCGCGCGGTCGCAATGCGCGCCATCCGTTGACGTCGATCCTGTTCATTGCCGTTGCGGCGATTGTCTGCGGTGCGGAAAGCTGTACCGATATGGCCGATTTCGGCGTTGCCAAGAAGAAATGGCTGAAGACAATCGTGCCGCTGCCCTATGGCATTCCCAGCCATGACACCTTCTCCACCGTCTTCCGCCATCTCGATCCGGATGCCTTTGACGCGGCCTTTCGCCGTCTCACGGCGAGCTTTGCGCAGGGTCTCGAAGGGGTGGTAGCGATCGATGGCAAGGCGGTGCGCGGTGCCTACCGGCGCGCCGCCAAGGCCACGCCACTCCACTTCGTCAATGTCTGGGCTGCCGGTCCCGGTCTGGTCATCGGCCAAAAGCTCGCGCCGGGCCGCAATGAGGTGCAAGGGGCTCTCGATGCGCTCGCGCTGCTGGCACTGGAGGGCTCTATCGTCACCGCCGATGCCCTGCATTGCCGGCCCGACACCGCCCGCGCCATCCTCGCTGCCGGCGGCGATTATGCTCTGGCACTGAAGGCCAACCAGCCCGGCCTCTTGGCCCAGGCGCTCGCCCGCATCGAGGACGCCGACCACGTCGAGAGCATCCAGATTGCAGCCGAGACTGCCCATGACCGCACCGAGACACGCCGCGCCAGCGTTGTGGCTGTCGACGATATCAACTTTCCGGGCCTGCAGGCCATCGGCTGCGTCGAGACCACAAGCCGTCATACCAACGGCCATTTGACCAGCCATGTCCGCTACTTCCTGCTCTCCACCACCATGTCGCCGAGCGCGCTGATCGAGGTTGTAAGAACCCATTGGCAAATCGAAAACAAACTGCATTGGGTTCTGGATGTCCACTTCCGCGAGGACGCCGCCAGAAACCGCAAGGACAACGGCCCTCAGAACATTGCCTTCTTGCGCAAGATCGCTCTCAACCTCTTGCGATCTCACCCCGACAAGGCCTCCATCCGCCGGAAAATCAAAAAGGCGGGCTGGGATGACCAATTCCTCACTTCTCTTATCGCTCATATGCGATAG
- a CDS encoding c-type cytochrome, whose amino-acid sequence MGRRARYLLSGLVLLVVAGASLAWWLTKPDRWDAAHWEGLGGPDLANGEQIFWAGGCVSCHSAPGAKDDQRLVLTGGRTLKSPFGTFYPPNISPDETVGIGNWTLAEFGDAMTRGVGKDGEHLYPSFPYGSYIRMTAKDVNDLWGFMQTLPKSSNATPPHDLAFPYNVRLALGAWKLLYLSDEPRTQVNTADTKLARGQYLVEGPGHCGECHTPRDALGGFEEDRWLAGAPNPEGEGRIPDITPSSKSIGDWSASDIASYLETGFTPDFDTVGGSMVEVQKNMAELPASDRDAIAAYLKALPAL is encoded by the coding sequence ATGGGCCGGCGTGCGAGGTATCTGCTTTCTGGTCTGGTCCTGCTGGTGGTGGCGGGAGCGAGTCTCGCCTGGTGGTTGACCAAGCCGGATCGTTGGGACGCCGCCCATTGGGAGGGGCTCGGCGGGCCCGATCTCGCCAATGGCGAACAGATCTTCTGGGCAGGCGGCTGTGTCAGCTGCCACTCCGCTCCGGGCGCCAAGGACGACCAGAGGCTCGTCCTTACCGGCGGCCGTACCCTGAAGAGCCCCTTCGGCACGTTTTATCCGCCCAACATCTCCCCCGATGAAACCGTCGGCATCGGCAACTGGACGCTTGCGGAGTTCGGCGACGCCATGACGCGCGGCGTCGGAAAGGACGGCGAGCATCTCTATCCCTCCTTCCCCTACGGCTCCTATATCCGGATGACCGCCAAGGACGTGAACGACCTTTGGGGCTTCATGCAGACGCTGCCGAAGAGCAGCAACGCGACACCTCCGCACGATCTGGCGTTCCCCTATAATGTCCGCCTGGCGCTCGGAGCATGGAAGCTGCTGTATCTGAGCGATGAGCCGCGTACTCAGGTCAATACCGCCGACACCAAGCTCGCCCGCGGGCAATACCTCGTGGAGGGTCCTGGTCATTGCGGCGAATGTCACACGCCGCGCGATGCGCTTGGCGGTTTCGAGGAGGACCGGTGGCTCGCCGGCGCACCCAATCCTGAAGGCGAAGGCCGAATCCCCGACATCACGCCGTCTTCGAAAAGTATCGGGGACTGGAGTGCATCCGACATCGCCTCCTATCTCGAAACCGGCTTCACGCCGGATTTCGACACGGTCGGCGGCTCGATGGTCGAGGTTCAGAAGAACATGGCGGAGCTGCCGGCCTCCGACCGCGATGCGATCGCGGCCTACCTCAAGGCGTTGCCGGCGCTGTAA
- a CDS encoding TraR/DksA family transcriptional regulator: MDKYALDDFREQLLRRKRELHGRLVQIEEDLEQPMNADVPDRVTERESDEVLEGLGLAGQGEIRAIDAALNRIEAGTFGICVRCGDAISPERLRAVPHAPLCQTCAAEIATGGR; encoded by the coding sequence ATGGATAAGTATGCGCTTGACGACTTTCGCGAACAGCTTTTGCGCCGCAAACGCGAACTTCATGGCCGGCTGGTGCAGATAGAGGAAGACCTCGAGCAGCCGATGAATGCCGATGTGCCGGATCGCGTAACGGAACGGGAGAGCGACGAGGTCCTGGAAGGACTCGGATTGGCGGGCCAGGGCGAAATTCGCGCGATCGACGCTGCGCTCAACCGCATCGAAGCAGGAACCTTCGGCATTTGCGTCCGTTGCGGCGACGCCATATCCCCGGAAAGGTTGCGCGCCGTGCCGCATGCGCCGCTCTGTCAGACCTGCGCCGCCGAGATCGCGACCGGGGGGAGATAA
- a CDS encoding universal stress protein, with the protein MYKKIIVPIAMDQLEHGESVLGIAEKLIDEGGEIILLNVVEDLNAYAQGYMIVDFPLEMIEESRKHAVKTLEALKTKHGINGRVEIRTGGAAGSINALAEEENADLVIIASHRPGLIDYFIGSTASRVVSHCPCAVLVDR; encoded by the coding sequence ATGTACAAGAAGATCATCGTGCCGATCGCCATGGATCAGCTGGAGCACGGCGAGTCCGTCCTTGGCATCGCCGAGAAACTGATCGATGAGGGGGGAGAGATTATTCTGCTCAACGTCGTCGAGGATCTCAACGCCTATGCACAAGGTTACATGATCGTCGATTTTCCGCTGGAGATGATCGAGGAATCGCGCAAGCACGCGGTCAAGACCCTGGAAGCGCTGAAGACCAAGCATGGCATCAACGGGCGCGTCGAAATCCGCACCGGCGGAGCTGCCGGCAGCATCAACGCCCTCGCCGAGGAAGAGAATGCCGACCTGGTGATCATCGCGTCCCACCGCCCGGGGCTGATCGATTATTTCATCGGGTCGACCGCCAGCCGTGTCGTCAGCCATTGCCCCTGCGCGGTTCTCGTCGACCGGTAA
- a CDS encoding protein adenylyltransferase SelO, which translates to MTAFRFDNSYARLPANFYARVQPTPVAEPWLIKLNRPLAGELGLDAEALERDGAAIFSGNLVPEGAEPLAMAYAGHQFGTFVPQLGDGRAILLGEVTDAGGRRRDIQLKGAGQTPYSRRGDGRAALGPVLREYIVSEAMHALGVPTTRALAATATGQPVYREQILPGAVFTRVAASHIRVGTFQFFAARGDMESIRTLADYVIGRHYPELKTDEKPYLALLKAVAARQAALIARWLHVGFIHGVMNTDNMTISGETIDFGPCAFMDDYDPKTVFSSIDQFGRYAYANQPAIGQWNLARLAETLVTLFDPVADTAVNLANDALGEYGTIFQKHWLDGMRRKIGLLTDEDEDLDLVQSLLTLMQNGKADFTLTFRRLAASAENATADTELASLFEEPQALSPWLEHWRRRLEREPQPATERAAAMRSVNPAFIPRNHRVEQAIAAATEDADFSLFEALLDVTSRPYEDQPGHAAYAAPPEPGEEVLQTFCGT; encoded by the coding sequence ATGACCGCATTCCGCTTCGACAACAGCTACGCCCGGCTGCCGGCCAATTTCTATGCCCGTGTGCAGCCGACACCGGTCGCGGAACCGTGGCTGATCAAGCTCAACCGCCCGCTTGCCGGAGAGCTTGGGCTCGACGCCGAAGCGCTCGAACGAGACGGCGCGGCGATCTTTTCGGGCAATCTCGTCCCCGAAGGGGCCGAACCGCTCGCCATGGCCTATGCCGGCCACCAGTTCGGCACCTTCGTGCCGCAGCTCGGCGACGGACGGGCCATCCTGCTCGGAGAGGTGACCGACGCCGGCGGGCGACGACGCGACATCCAGCTCAAGGGAGCCGGCCAGACGCCCTACTCCCGCCGCGGCGACGGTCGGGCGGCGCTTGGGCCCGTCCTGCGCGAATATATCGTCAGCGAGGCGATGCATGCGCTCGGCGTGCCGACGACCCGTGCGCTGGCTGCCACGGCCACGGGACAGCCCGTCTACCGCGAACAGATCCTGCCAGGTGCCGTATTCACCCGGGTCGCGGCAAGCCACATTCGTGTCGGCACGTTCCAGTTCTTCGCGGCACGCGGCGACATGGAGTCGATAAGGACGCTCGCGGATTATGTGATCGGCCGACATTATCCGGAGCTGAAGACGGATGAGAAACCCTATCTCGCGCTCCTCAAGGCAGTCGCGGCGCGCCAGGCTGCACTGATCGCGCGCTGGCTGCATGTCGGCTTCATCCATGGGGTGATGAATACCGACAATATGACGATTTCAGGCGAAACCATCGATTTCGGCCCCTGTGCCTTCATGGACGATTACGATCCGAAAACCGTGTTCAGCTCGATCGATCAGTTCGGCCGCTACGCTTATGCCAACCAGCCGGCTATCGGTCAGTGGAATCTCGCCCGCCTGGCCGAGACGCTGGTGACGCTGTTCGATCCCGTAGCCGACACGGCCGTGAACCTCGCCAACGACGCTCTTGGCGAATACGGAACGATCTTCCAGAAGCACTGGCTCGACGGCATGCGGCGCAAGATCGGCCTGCTCACGGATGAAGACGAGGATCTCGATCTCGTGCAGTCGCTGCTGACGCTCATGCAGAACGGAAAAGCGGATTTCACCCTCACCTTCCGCCGGCTGGCGGCTTCAGCGGAAAACGCAACCGCGGATACGGAGCTTGCAAGCCTCTTCGAAGAACCGCAGGCGCTCTCACCCTGGCTCGAGCATTGGCGCCGACGGCTCGAACGCGAGCCGCAGCCGGCAACCGAACGCGCTGCCGCGATGCGCTCCGTCAATCCCGCCTTCATTCCGCGCAACCACCGGGTGGAACAGGCGATCGCTGCGGCAACCGAAGACGCGGATTTCTCGCTCTTCGAGGCGCTCCTCGACGTTACCTCCAGACCCTACGAGGACCAGCCCGGCCACGCAGCCTATGCCGCGCCTCCCGAACCGGGCGAGGAAGTGCTGCAGACCTTTTGCGGCACGTGA
- the bla gene encoding class A beta-lactamase, protein MPLHITRRAMLAASAMLYPAFVLGTPALASGAAEDDVTERLRQLEERTGGRLGVAVLDTETNISFGHRETERFAMCSTFKALAAACALARVDRGKEKLDRRITFGKEVLLPHSPVTEKHVGGNGMTVAELCEAAITISDNAAGNLLLESFGGPQGLTSWLRSIGDETTRLDRTEPDLNEARKGDPRDTTTPGAMLDTLGKLVLGLVLSQEGRKRLIDWLVANKTGDARLRAGLPQDWRIGDKTGTSMTGAVSDIAVAWPEGRGPILICVYTGEAKAPLDDLNPVFADIGRIVADMA, encoded by the coding sequence ATGCCTTTGCACATAACCCGCCGAGCAATGCTGGCCGCGTCGGCCATGCTCTATCCGGCATTCGTCCTGGGAACGCCCGCGCTTGCGTCCGGTGCGGCGGAGGATGACGTGACCGAGCGGCTTCGCCAGCTTGAAGAGCGTACCGGCGGACGCCTCGGCGTCGCCGTGCTCGACACCGAGACCAACATCTCGTTCGGGCACCGGGAGACCGAGCGTTTCGCCATGTGTTCGACCTTCAAGGCGCTTGCGGCGGCTTGCGCGCTTGCCCGCGTCGATCGCGGGAAGGAAAAGCTCGACCGGCGGATCACCTTCGGCAAGGAGGTCCTGCTGCCTCACTCGCCGGTGACGGAAAAGCATGTGGGCGGCAACGGCATGACGGTCGCGGAACTCTGCGAGGCGGCGATCACCATCAGCGACAATGCCGCCGGCAACCTGCTGCTCGAAAGCTTCGGGGGCCCCCAGGGCCTAACGTCGTGGCTGCGCTCGATCGGCGACGAGACCACGCGCCTCGACCGGACGGAGCCCGACCTGAACGAAGCCAGGAAGGGCGATCCGCGCGACACCACGACACCGGGCGCCATGCTCGACACGCTCGGAAAACTGGTCCTGGGACTAGTCCTTTCGCAAGAAGGACGCAAGCGGCTCATCGATTGGCTGGTCGCGAACAAGACCGGTGATGCGCGGCTGCGGGCGGGCCTGCCCCAGGACTGGCGGATCGGAGACAAGACGGGAACGAGTATGACCGGTGCGGTTTCAGACATCGCCGTCGCCTGGCCCGAGGGCCGTGGCCCGATCCTGATCTGCGTCTATACCGGCGAGGCCAAGGCGCCGCTCGACGACCTGAACCCGGTCTTCGCGGATATCGGCAGAATCGTCGCCGACATGGCCTGA
- a CDS encoding MerR family transcriptional regulator, which translates to MYTIGDLSRRTGVKIPTIRYYEQMGLLAAPERSEGNQRRYEKRELETLAFIRHARDLGLSIEAIRDLLALSEHPERPCGEADRIATEHLASVREKIAQLRRLEHELERIVACHGDHTIGDCYVIRALADHSLCGNEH; encoded by the coding sequence ATGTATACGATCGGCGATCTTTCCCGGCGGACGGGCGTAAAAATCCCGACCATCCGCTATTACGAGCAGATGGGTCTGCTCGCGGCACCGGAGCGCTCGGAGGGCAATCAGCGCCGCTATGAAAAGCGTGAGCTCGAAACGCTCGCTTTCATCCGCCACGCACGCGACCTCGGACTTTCGATAGAGGCGATCCGGGACCTTCTGGCACTGAGCGAGCATCCGGAACGCCCCTGCGGCGAGGCGGACCGCATCGCCACCGAGCATCTTGCCTCCGTGCGGGAAAAGATCGCCCAGCTCAGAAGGCTGGAGCATGAGCTCGAGCGCATCGTCGCTTGCCATGGCGACCACACGATCGGCGATTGCTATGTGATCCGCGCGCTCGCCGACCACTCGCTGTGCGGAAACGAGCATTGA
- a CDS encoding GNAT family N-acetyltransferase has translation MLQTVTPTLQPVPSARAPMVTIRCAKPRDLAELREMVAELAAHHGDAATITPEQLERDLFGRTPWITALVAEAGGALIGYAILVPQYRAAEGARGMEMHHLFVRPGHRGTGIGRHLVAKAREQAKMAGCDYLSVSAATGNFQAHRFYESERFVPRPVTGMRYLQKLG, from the coding sequence ATGCTGCAGACCGTCACCCCTACCCTTCAGCCCGTTCCGTCGGCGCGTGCGCCGATGGTGACGATCCGTTGCGCCAAGCCACGTGATCTCGCCGAATTGCGCGAGATGGTCGCCGAGCTTGCCGCCCATCACGGCGATGCCGCGACGATCACCCCCGAACAGCTCGAGCGGGATCTCTTCGGACGCACGCCCTGGATCACGGCACTGGTCGCAGAAGCCGGCGGCGCGTTGATCGGTTATGCCATTCTCGTCCCGCAATACCGGGCGGCCGAAGGTGCCCGCGGCATGGAAATGCACCACCTCTTCGTCCGCCCCGGTCACCGCGGCACCGGCATCGGGCGCCACCTCGTGGCCAAGGCTCGCGAGCAGGCGAAAATGGCGGGCTGCGACTACCTCTCGGTCAGTGCCGCCACCGGAAACTTCCAGGCGCACCGTTTCTACGAGTCCGAGCGCTTCGTGCCGCGCCCGGTAACCGGCATGCGCTACCTGCAGAAACTCGGGTAA
- a CDS encoding VOC family protein produces MKDTSQPKPQASVPADHATAMPAYVDRSHLVVSDLETVSSWYQRIIGLSPIEANISGVTLGVAGRPLLTLTSDGNAVRAPRNAPGLFHHAFLVPDRTELGRWLVHAAESGVQLQGASDHLVSEAIYLADPEGNGIEIYRDRPREEWNYGADGMVAMNTLPLDLQALYEEVPKNGWDGLPAGTTIGHIHLQVSDIPQADAFFRDALGLDLMARYPGASFFATGKYHHHVAANIWNSRGAPKRQGNMTGLADYTIRFREPAALAAAIRKLDALEIAVDRQGDAHSLTDPWGIGLKLAA; encoded by the coding sequence ATGAAGGACACCTCACAACCGAAGCCGCAGGCCAGCGTTCCCGCCGATCACGCGACGGCGATGCCCGCTTATGTCGATCGGTCGCATCTTGTCGTCAGCGACCTGGAGACGGTCTCGTCCTGGTACCAGCGGATAATCGGTCTGTCGCCGATCGAGGCGAACATAAGCGGCGTGACGCTCGGCGTCGCCGGAAGACCGCTCCTGACGTTGACGAGCGACGGCAATGCCGTAAGGGCTCCGCGAAACGCACCCGGTCTCTTCCATCACGCATTTCTGGTTCCGGACCGCACCGAGCTCGGACGCTGGCTCGTGCATGCCGCCGAGAGCGGGGTGCAGTTGCAGGGAGCCTCCGATCACCTCGTCAGCGAAGCGATCTACCTCGCCGATCCGGAGGGTAACGGAATCGAGATCTACCGCGATCGACCGCGCGAGGAATGGAACTACGGAGCGGACGGCATGGTGGCAATGAACACGCTGCCGCTCGATTTGCAGGCACTCTACGAGGAGGTGCCGAAAAACGGCTGGGACGGCCTGCCGGCCGGCACCACGATCGGTCACATTCACCTTCAGGTCTCGGATATCCCGCAGGCGGACGCTTTTTTCCGCGATGCCCTGGGGCTCGACCTCATGGCGCGTTATCCTGGAGCCAGCTTCTTCGCGACGGGCAAGTACCATCACCACGTGGCGGCCAATATCTGGAATTCGCGCGGGGCGCCGAAACGTCAGGGCAACATGACCGGTCTCGCCGACTATACGATCCGCTTCCGGGAGCCGGCGGCCCTCGCCGCCGCGATCCGGAAGCTCGACGCGCTAGAAATAGCCGTGGACAGGCAGGGCGACGCGCATAGCCTCACCGACCCGTGGGGCATCGGCCTCAAACTCGCCGCCTAG